One stretch of Rhodoflexus caldus DNA includes these proteins:
- a CDS encoding flavin reductase family protein produces MKRSLLKFKNYEVHSVTTVYAGNKNANIATWMMQSGMKGTFLSVALYKVDYTIELVRQSGILNINLLSMEQKNLINKLGRKSGRNSDKFKNLPHAIDERGCPYLTEAIGYVACEVHDTADSGDHEIFTCRIIRQVVLNPEKEVLTYKYLKDAGLIR; encoded by the coding sequence ATGAAGCGCTCCTTGCTTAAATTCAAAAACTATGAAGTCCACTCCGTTACTACCGTTTATGCGGGCAATAAAAATGCAAATATTGCCACATGGATGATGCAAAGCGGCATGAAGGGGACTTTTTTAAGCGTAGCTCTCTACAAAGTTGATTACACCATTGAGCTGGTACGGCAAAGTGGCATACTCAATATCAACCTGTTGAGTATGGAGCAAAAAAACTTGATTAACAAATTGGGTAGAAAAAGCGGCCGCAACAGCGATAAGTTCAAAAATCTGCCTCATGCAATAGATGAACGCGGTTGTCCGTATCTTACGGAAGCCATCGGTTATGTAGCCTGTGAAGTACACGACACGGCAGACTCCGGCGACCACGAAATTTTCACCTGCCGTATCATACGGCAGGTAGTTCTAAACCCTGAAAAAGAGGTACTTACATACAAATATCTGAAAGATGCAGGTTTGATTCGCTAA
- the uvrA gene encoding excinuclease ABC subunit UvrA: MSAQNGKPSGSKEELIEIYGAREHNLKNIDVTIPRNQLVVITGISGSGKSSLAFDTIYAEGQRRYMESFSAYARSFIGNMERPDVDKINGLSPVISIEQKTTSRNPRSTVGTTTEIYDFMRLLFARAGEAYSYVTGNKMIRQTEDQIIELLLSEFADKKLSILAPVVKGRKGHYRELFVQISKMGYNKVRVDGEVMDITPKMQLDRYKIHDIEIIIDRVIVREADRFRITQSLKTALKEGKGIVMTLDENGQTRFYSKYLMDPESGIAYDEPAPNMFSFNSPYGACETCNGLGVIEEFTRNSVVPDETLSISQGAIAPLGEYRDIWIFKQLESILKKYKQSISTPFYKLPEEVIQAIFYGTGEEIPVKSVKYPGQDWYTKFEGIITFLQKQLEHGGESTSEWVKEFMESKTCPTCNGARLKIQSLHFRIADKNIAQLAEMDIRELSAWFAELPPRLSERQRVIAAEVLKEINKRIGFLKDVGLEYLTLNRTMRTLSGGESQRIRLATQIGTQLVGVLYILDEPSIGLHQRDNMKLIKALKDLRDLGNTVLVVEHDKDMMLESDYIIDIGPGPGIHGGRVVAAGSPKEFLAQKSLTADFLSNRLQIVLPEKRRKGSGHSLVLRGAKGHNLKNVTLTLPLGKMICVTGVSGSGKSSLIHETLYPILNRHFFNAKKEPLSYEAIEGLEHIDKVIEIDQTPIGRTPRSNPATYTGMFTDIRSLFAELPESKIRGYKPGRFSFNVKGGRCETCEGAGKKTIVMEFLPDVLVDCETCKGKRYNRETLEVRFKGKSIADVLDMTVEQAVEFFEFQPSILRKVKALNDVGLGYITLGQHATTLSGGEAQRVKLATELSKKDTGNTLYILDEPTTGLHFQDIQHLLDVLNKLVDKGNTVLVIEHNMDMIKVADHLIDLGPEGGEKGGNIIFEGTPEEIIHHPTSYTGHFLKIEMGIQ, from the coding sequence ATGTCGGCACAAAATGGTAAGCCCTCCGGTAGCAAAGAAGAACTGATTGAAATCTACGGCGCACGCGAGCATAATCTGAAAAATATTGACGTAACCATCCCTCGCAATCAACTGGTTGTCATTACAGGCATCAGCGGCAGCGGGAAATCATCCCTTGCCTTCGATACTATTTACGCAGAGGGGCAGCGCCGTTATATGGAGAGTTTTTCGGCATACGCGCGCAGTTTTATTGGCAATATGGAGCGTCCCGATGTTGATAAAATCAACGGATTAAGCCCTGTAATCTCAATTGAGCAAAAGACAACCTCGCGCAATCCGCGCAGTACAGTCGGTACTACTACCGAAATTTATGATTTTATGCGTCTGCTGTTTGCCCGTGCAGGAGAAGCCTACTCCTACGTTACAGGCAATAAAATGATTCGGCAAACGGAAGACCAGATTATCGAACTGTTGCTTTCCGAATTTGCCGATAAAAAGTTGAGCATTTTAGCCCCCGTAGTCAAAGGCCGCAAAGGGCACTATCGCGAGCTGTTTGTTCAGATTAGCAAAATGGGCTATAACAAAGTTCGTGTGGATGGTGAAGTGATGGACATTACGCCAAAAATGCAGCTTGACCGCTACAAAATTCACGATATAGAAATTATTATAGACCGCGTAATTGTTCGTGAAGCCGACCGTTTCCGCATCACACAGTCGCTGAAAACAGCACTGAAAGAAGGCAAAGGCATTGTGATGACACTGGACGAGAACGGTCAAACCCGTTTCTATTCCAAATACCTGATGGATCCTGAATCGGGGATTGCCTACGACGAGCCCGCGCCCAACATGTTTTCCTTCAATTCGCCCTACGGCGCATGTGAAACCTGCAACGGGTTGGGTGTAATTGAAGAATTTACCCGCAATTCCGTTGTTCCCGATGAAACGCTGAGTATCAGCCAAGGTGCTATTGCTCCTCTGGGCGAATATCGCGACATCTGGATTTTTAAACAGTTGGAAAGCATCCTGAAAAAGTACAAACAAAGCATCAGCACACCCTTCTACAAGCTGCCCGAGGAAGTAATTCAGGCTATTTTTTACGGTACGGGCGAAGAAATTCCCGTCAAATCGGTCAAATACCCGGGGCAGGACTGGTACACAAAGTTTGAGGGTATCATCACATTTTTGCAAAAGCAATTAGAACACGGCGGAGAAAGCACCTCGGAATGGGTGAAAGAATTTATGGAGTCTAAAACCTGCCCTACCTGCAACGGTGCGCGCTTGAAAATTCAGTCGCTGCATTTCCGCATTGCCGATAAAAATATTGCGCAACTGGCCGAAATGGATATTCGCGAACTGTCGGCATGGTTTGCAGAGCTGCCCCCTCGTCTTTCCGAACGGCAGCGCGTCATTGCCGCCGAGGTACTCAAAGAAATTAACAAGCGCATAGGCTTTTTGAAGGATGTAGGGCTGGAATACCTGACGCTGAACCGCACCATGCGCACGCTTTCAGGGGGTGAAAGCCAGCGGATTCGTCTGGCTACGCAAATAGGCACGCAGTTAGTCGGTGTATTGTACATTTTGGATGAGCCAAGCATCGGCCTGCACCAGCGCGACAACATGAAACTCATCAAGGCTCTGAAAGACCTGCGCGATTTGGGCAATACCGTACTTGTGGTAGAACATGACAAGGACATGATGCTCGAGTCGGATTATATAATTGACATAGGCCCCGGGCCGGGTATTCATGGCGGCAGAGTGGTAGCAGCAGGCAGCCCGAAAGAATTTTTGGCACAAAAAAGTCTGACAGCCGATTTTCTGAGCAATCGCCTGCAAATAGTCTTGCCCGAAAAGCGGCGCAAAGGCTCAGGCCATTCGCTGGTATTGAGGGGCGCAAAAGGTCATAACCTGAAAAACGTAACGCTAACACTGCCTCTGGGCAAAATGATTTGCGTAACAGGCGTTTCGGGCAGCGGTAAATCGTCGTTAATTCACGAAACCCTCTACCCTATTCTGAATCGCCACTTTTTCAATGCCAAAAAAGAACCGCTCAGCTATGAAGCCATTGAAGGGCTGGAACACATCGACAAAGTTATTGAAATAGACCAAACTCCCATTGGGCGCACCCCGCGTTCCAATCCGGCGACCTACACAGGCATGTTCACCGACATTCGGAGTTTATTCGCCGAGTTGCCCGAGTCTAAAATCAGGGGCTACAAGCCCGGGCGCTTTTCGTTTAACGTTAAGGGCGGGCGCTGCGAAACTTGCGAAGGGGCAGGTAAAAAAACAATTGTGATGGAATTTTTACCCGACGTATTGGTGGACTGCGAAACTTGTAAGGGCAAGCGCTACAACCGCGAAACATTGGAAGTACGTTTCAAAGGTAAATCTATTGCCGATGTGCTGGACATGACCGTAGAGCAGGCCGTAGAATTTTTTGAATTTCAGCCTTCTATCTTGCGCAAGGTTAAGGCGCTGAACGATGTCGGTTTGGGTTATATCACACTGGGGCAACACGCCACCACGCTCTCCGGAGGAGAAGCGCAGCGGGTAAAACTTGCAACCGAATTGTCAAAAAAAGATACGGGTAATACACTCTACATCCTCGACGAGCCGACAACAGGCCTGCATTTTCAAGATATCCAACACCTGCTCGACGTACTCAATAAACTGGTGGACAAAGGCAATACCGTACTGGTTATTGAGCACAACATGGATATGATTAAAGTAGCAGACCACCTGATTGATTTAGGGCCGGAAGGCGGCGAAAAGGGCGGCAATATCATTTTTGAAGGCACACCCGAGGAAATCATCCATCATCCGACCAGCTACACAGGACATTTCCTCAAAATTGAAATGGGGATTCAGTAA
- a CDS encoding S41 family peptidase, translating to MSDSRYSQLMVRVPVFIALAICAGIFIGAKMFGSHSGKSTGDVINNSNKLREILNYIDKYYVDSANTNDLTDYAIKRMLEKLDPHTVYIPAKDMKIMGNQLKSHFEGIGVQFTILRDTLQVELPLAGGPAEAAGIRAGDKIVYVNGERIAGIGLTNRMVYDKLLGKKGSQVNLAIVRKGFRDTLSYVLTRDKIPQYSLEVAYMIADKTGYIRLARFGESAYDEFKVALEKLTAQGMKQLIFDLRGNSGGYMDRAVKIADEFIGGDKLLVYTDGRDDSQDEQFHAYRNGLFEKGAVILLINEESASASEIVAGALQDNDRALLVGRRSFGKGLVQRPIMLSDGSELRLTISRYYTPSGRSIQKPYEDGKAEQYADDFSRRLAHGELFVADSNRFDEKLKYKTALGRTVYGGGGIMPDVFVPSDTSYQTPYLNSILSANLHREFTSNYIANHQASWKSKPLSVFLEQFNVSDAMLQSVIEAADKEKLTFNAAQWNKSKKYFTTLIKALIARGIYGEEGFYRVMNQQDKVVQKALTLFDVAGKIEKGEPVEIN from the coding sequence ATGAGCGATAGTCGTTATTCCCAATTGATGGTACGAGTTCCTGTTTTTATAGCCCTTGCCATTTGTGCAGGCATTTTTATCGGCGCAAAAATGTTTGGTTCTCACTCGGGCAAATCCACGGGAGATGTAATCAATAACTCCAACAAACTGCGTGAGATACTGAATTACATAGACAAGTACTATGTGGACTCTGCCAACACCAACGACCTGACCGATTATGCCATTAAACGCATGTTGGAAAAATTAGACCCGCATACAGTTTACATACCGGCCAAAGACATGAAAATCATGGGCAATCAGTTGAAGAGTCATTTTGAAGGCATCGGCGTTCAGTTCACTATCCTGCGCGATACGCTTCAAGTAGAACTTCCACTGGCAGGAGGCCCTGCCGAAGCTGCCGGTATCAGGGCAGGAGATAAAATTGTGTATGTGAACGGCGAACGCATTGCAGGTATCGGGCTTACCAACCGAATGGTATATGACAAATTGCTGGGTAAAAAAGGAAGCCAAGTAAACTTGGCAATTGTGCGCAAAGGGTTTAGAGATACGCTTAGCTATGTGCTGACACGCGACAAAATTCCGCAATACAGCCTTGAAGTTGCTTACATGATTGCCGATAAAACAGGCTATATACGCCTTGCCCGCTTTGGTGAGAGTGCTTACGATGAGTTTAAGGTGGCTCTGGAAAAACTGACTGCACAGGGCATGAAACAACTGATATTTGATTTGCGCGGTAACAGCGGGGGGTATATGGACAGAGCGGTTAAAATTGCCGATGAGTTTATCGGCGGCGATAAACTGCTTGTGTACACAGATGGCCGCGATGACTCACAAGACGAACAGTTTCATGCTTACCGCAACGGCTTGTTTGAGAAAGGCGCTGTTATTCTGCTCATAAATGAAGAAAGCGCATCCGCATCCGAAATTGTGGCAGGTGCGCTGCAAGACAATGACCGCGCTTTACTTGTCGGCAGGCGCTCTTTCGGCAAGGGGCTTGTGCAGCGTCCCATCATGCTTTCCGATGGCTCGGAACTGCGCCTGACTATCTCCCGCTATTACACACCAAGCGGGCGCTCTATTCAAAAACCGTATGAAGACGGAAAAGCAGAACAATATGCCGACGATTTCTCCCGCAGGCTGGCACATGGCGAGTTGTTCGTTGCCGACAGCAACCGATTTGATGAAAAATTGAAGTATAAAACTGCGTTGGGGCGCACCGTTTACGGCGGCGGCGGCATCATGCCCGATGTCTTCGTACCTTCCGATACTTCTTATCAAACCCCTTACCTGAATAGCATCCTGAGCGCCAATCTGCATCGGGAGTTTACTTCCAACTACATCGCTAATCATCAGGCAAGTTGGAAAAGCAAGCCGCTTTCTGTTTTCTTAGAACAGTTTAACGTATCTGATGCCATGCTTCAATCGGTTATAGAGGCAGCCGACAAAGAAAAGCTGACTTTCAATGCCGCACAGTGGAACAAATCGAAAAAATACTTCACTACGCTGATAAAAGCGCTGATTGCCAGAGGTATATACGGCGAAGAAGGCTTCTACCGCGTGATGAATCAGCAAGACAAAGTCGTGCAAAAAGCCCTGACACTGTTTGATGTTGCCGGTAAAATAGAGAAAGGTGAACCTGTTGAAATCAATTAA
- a CDS encoding GAF domain-containing protein has product MSNFLSKLTEVGTTYIDDSDILMRVKTANFSIIISFFAYLLGGGIASYYIPQLTVVVTFDVLCIILSYVIIFTGYHLAGRLLFINAFFLSILIIHIILVKENELPLAILGIIITAFWILPWNIFSYAKERAPLLTSAVFGVAAVVLLPFSNDWIEIPDINNSILQEPYFFLLLIFLSAIINMASMLIFVRLNESDKRKAEKLLKELSRQKASAEQTNQELLASLAELKTLQASEEIRKKSILHQAELSDVLRAYSQDLEKACDRAISLITRYIDANAGALFLHEEAGNHSYLEMIACYANGKRKYISKKFSTSEGLVGQVFMEKAHIIANNIPEEHIQIASGLGELAPTHLLIVPMLQNDIVIGVMEFASFRPFDALIVEMAERLANITASIIITTRINQRTQELLEQSQHQTEDLRAREEEMRQNMEELAATQEEMARINDELSNKSIAVNILLGVVEIGIDKRILSANDNFAEIIGYTKEELLEMTHADLVPFDVYEKQEYDMWWDSLIEGRFFNGKSIRKTKSGKKITLNCCYRPVFSPTNREIIKIIKYCYPVTMQF; this is encoded by the coding sequence AGTAGTTGTTACTTTTGATGTATTATGCATCATATTGTCATATGTCATAATCTTTACAGGTTATCATTTGGCAGGCAGGCTACTCTTTATTAACGCCTTCTTTTTAAGCATACTTATCATCCACATAATTCTTGTTAAGGAAAATGAATTGCCATTGGCAATATTAGGCATTATTATTACTGCCTTTTGGATTTTACCGTGGAATATTTTTTCGTATGCCAAAGAGAGAGCGCCACTATTGACATCAGCAGTATTCGGCGTAGCAGCTGTTGTTCTACTGCCTTTCTCCAATGATTGGATAGAAATTCCCGATATAAATAACAGTATCCTGCAAGAACCATATTTTTTTCTTTTGCTGATATTTCTGAGCGCTATCATCAACATGGCATCTATGCTGATATTTGTGCGCCTGAATGAAAGCGATAAAAGAAAAGCAGAGAAGCTGCTAAAAGAACTCAGCCGTCAAAAAGCATCGGCCGAACAAACCAATCAGGAACTACTCGCCTCTCTTGCAGAGTTGAAAACCCTGCAAGCAAGCGAGGAAATTCGCAAAAAAAGTATTCTGCATCAGGCTGAACTTTCCGATGTGCTGCGCGCCTACAGTCAGGACTTGGAGAAAGCCTGCGACAGGGCTATTTCGTTGATTACACGCTACATAGATGCCAATGCGGGTGCGCTGTTTTTGCACGAAGAGGCAGGCAACCATTCTTACTTAGAAATGATTGCCTGCTACGCAAACGGCAAGCGAAAGTACATTTCTAAAAAATTTTCTACCTCAGAAGGATTGGTTGGACAGGTTTTCATGGAAAAAGCGCATATTATCGCCAATAATATACCGGAAGAGCATATTCAGATTGCCTCCGGCCTTGGCGAGCTTGCCCCTACTCATCTGCTTATTGTGCCAATGCTCCAAAATGACATAGTAATCGGTGTCATGGAATTTGCCTCGTTCCGCCCTTTTGATGCGCTAATTGTAGAAATGGCGGAAAGATTGGCTAACATAACAGCCTCTATTATCATTACTACGCGCATTAACCAGCGTACACAAGAACTCCTCGAGCAAAGCCAGCATCAGACCGAAGACCTGCGTGCCCGCGAGGAAGAAATGCGCCAAAATATGGAGGAACTCGCCGCTACGCAAGAAGAAATGGCACGTATTAATGATGAATTATCCAACAAAAGTATAGCAGTTAATATCTTGTTGGGAGTGGTAGAAATAGGTATTGACAAGAGGATTTTGAGTGCGAATGACAACTTTGCAGAAATAATCGGTTATACCAAAGAAGAATTATTGGAAATGACTCATGCCGACCTCGTACCGTTTGATGTATATGAAAAACAGGAGTACGATATGTGGTGGGACAGCCTGATAGAAGGCAGGTTTTTCAACGGAAAATCCATCAGAAAAACCAAGAGCGGCAAAAAAATCACACTTAACTGCTGCTACAGGCCTGTCTTTTCACCAACAAACAGGGAGATAATCAAAATAATAAAATATTGCTACCCCGTTACGATGCAGTTTTAG
- a CDS encoding AAA family ATPase: protein MIFRSKKTLDKNYKFKDLKVYSSTEWLADGKKKYRTVFENMETTYLYCELSFYNKLFDEEDWECNILIRCYRLTEKNKREEVCEIKLDNYRVSAEDNIVMVREGWGNQSPGVFWTRGDYQWEASIDDEIVGKKKFYVENGGPVSDTENPYFEIERIRLYEGPNKGVSVEDRVYYTQFDAKDTRYVWAEFTFQNMQSNSWYCELFFNFYNDSAQLKGVTTELRRINPEEDTVTITTGWGSDTRGSWYVDKYTLEVIFMDHLVAVVPFATGDSYVRGESPLLRGNDIHPPQQAFTDEEVDEPMDVVLQRLDNLVGLQKIKTRIHDYIHYLKFLQLRKSRGFDESRKINLHAVFKGNPGTGKTTIAKMLGKIYKNLGLLSNGRVHEVGRAELVGQYIGQTAPKVKELIDKARGGILFIDEAYALVRNPEDTKDYGHEVIETLVKEMSDGPGDIAIIVAGYPKEMDTFLEANPGLKSRFGMYFDFPDYVPQEMLKLIEIASEQRQIKFSKEAFDFLYKKIVEKFRSRDRTFGNARLVNSLVDEAKMNMGLRVMRQSNHADVTHDMLQTVELVDIQRIFQQDSRLLPDIQEDEMMLEEALSELNSMIGLTEIKNQIHELIKLVRFYRETGRDILNRFSLHTVFKGNPGTGKTTVARIIAKIYKALGILERGQLVECDRQSLVAGFVGQTALKTKEKIDEAIGGVLFVDEAYALASNGIGNDFGHEALETILKQMEDRRGEFIVIVAGYPENMDRFIESNPGLKSRFDKTMIFPDYSVDELYQIAVAMLASENLHLADEEVQAYLRRQLQLMHEKRDKYFGNARSVRKFISEVIRKQHLRMTTLDRSARTEEALQTVILSDMQNISADEESLMGQRKIGFR from the coding sequence ATGATTTTCAGAAGTAAAAAAACGCTGGACAAAAACTATAAGTTCAAAGACTTAAAGGTTTACAGCTCTACCGAATGGCTCGCCGACGGTAAGAAGAAATACCGCACAGTCTTTGAAAACATGGAGACTACTTACCTTTACTGCGAGCTTTCGTTTTACAATAAACTGTTTGATGAGGAAGATTGGGAATGTAATATTCTCATCCGCTGCTATCGTCTGACCGAAAAAAATAAACGCGAAGAAGTCTGTGAAATAAAGTTAGATAATTATAGGGTATCGGCAGAGGACAATATTGTCATGGTACGTGAGGGTTGGGGCAACCAATCGCCGGGCGTATTTTGGACACGCGGCGACTACCAGTGGGAAGCCAGCATAGACGATGAGATAGTGGGTAAAAAGAAATTTTATGTAGAAAACGGAGGCCCCGTTTCCGATACAGAGAACCCGTATTTTGAAATTGAGCGCATCAGACTCTACGAAGGCCCCAACAAAGGCGTAAGTGTGGAAGACCGCGTTTATTACACACAGTTTGATGCCAAAGATACCCGTTATGTATGGGCCGAATTTACTTTTCAGAACATGCAAAGTAATTCGTGGTACTGCGAATTGTTTTTCAATTTCTACAACGACTCGGCACAACTCAAAGGCGTAACCACCGAATTGCGGCGCATCAACCCCGAAGAAGACACTGTTACCATAACTACCGGCTGGGGCAGTGATACGCGCGGTTCTTGGTATGTGGACAAGTACACCTTAGAAGTAATTTTTATGGATCATCTGGTAGCTGTTGTGCCTTTTGCCACCGGCGACAGCTACGTAAGAGGCGAAAGCCCCCTGCTGCGCGGTAACGACATACATCCGCCGCAGCAAGCCTTTACCGATGAGGAGGTAGATGAGCCGATGGATGTGGTTTTGCAACGCTTAGACAATCTGGTAGGCTTGCAAAAAATCAAAACCCGCATCCACGACTACATTCATTACTTGAAGTTTTTGCAATTGCGCAAAAGTCGCGGGTTTGATGAGAGTCGCAAAATCAATCTTCATGCGGTTTTCAAAGGAAATCCGGGAACGGGCAAAACCACTATCGCCAAAATGCTCGGTAAAATCTACAAAAATCTCGGCCTGCTTTCCAATGGGCGCGTACATGAGGTAGGCAGAGCAGAGCTTGTCGGACAGTATATCGGCCAGACCGCACCGAAGGTAAAAGAACTGATTGACAAAGCTCGCGGCGGCATCTTGTTTATTGATGAGGCTTATGCACTTGTTCGCAACCCTGAGGATACCAAAGACTACGGGCATGAAGTGATAGAAACGTTGGTGAAAGAAATGTCCGACGGCCCCGGCGATATTGCCATTATTGTAGCAGGCTATCCCAAAGAAATGGATACCTTTTTGGAGGCTAACCCGGGTCTGAAATCCCGTTTCGGAATGTATTTTGACTTCCCCGACTACGTTCCGCAGGAAATGCTTAAACTGATAGAAATAGCCTCCGAACAGCGACAGATTAAGTTTAGCAAAGAAGCCTTTGATTTTCTCTACAAAAAAATTGTAGAAAAATTCCGCAGCCGCGACCGCACTTTTGGCAACGCCCGATTAGTTAATTCGCTGGTTGATGAGGCCAAAATGAATATGGGGTTGCGTGTGATGCGCCAAAGCAACCATGCAGACGTTACGCACGATATGCTGCAAACCGTAGAACTGGTTGATATTCAGCGCATTTTCCAGCAAGATTCACGATTGCTGCCCGATATTCAGGAAGACGAAATGATGCTGGAAGAGGCACTCTCCGAGCTCAACAGCATGATTGGCCTGACGGAAATTAAAAATCAGATTCACGAACTGATAAAGTTAGTCCGTTTTTACAGAGAAACCGGCAGGGACATTCTGAATCGCTTTTCGCTGCATACGGTTTTCAAAGGAAATCCCGGTACAGGCAAAACAACTGTTGCAAGAATTATCGCCAAAATCTACAAGGCATTGGGCATTTTGGAACGCGGACAGCTGGTAGAGTGCGACAGGCAATCATTAGTGGCAGGTTTTGTCGGCCAAACAGCACTGAAAACCAAAGAAAAAATAGACGAAGCCATCGGAGGCGTATTGTTTGTGGATGAGGCCTATGCACTTGCATCTAACGGAATCGGTAACGACTTTGGCCACGAAGCATTAGAAACCATTTTGAAGCAAATGGAGGACAGACGCGGTGAGTTCATTGTTATAGTAGCCGGCTACCCTGAAAATATGGACAGATTTATTGAATCTAACCCGGGCTTAAAATCTCGGTTCGATAAAACCATGATTTTCCCGGACTACTCCGTAGACGAACTGTATCAGATTGCCGTTGCTATGCTGGCTTCGGAAAACCTGCATTTGGCCGATGAGGAAGTGCAGGCATATTTGCGCCGACAGTTGCAACTGATGCATGAGAAACGCGATAAATATTTCGGCAATGCCCGCTCGGTGCGCAAGTTTATCAGCGAAGTTATTCGCAAGCAACACCTGCGCATGACCACCCTTGACCGAAGTGCGCGCACCGAAGAAGCACTGCAAACCGTCATCCTGAGCGATATGCAAAACATCAGTGCCGACGAAGAATCGTTGATGGGACAACGGAAAATCGGTTTCCGATAA